In Exiguobacterium sibiricum 7-3, a genomic segment contains:
- a CDS encoding demethylmenaquinone methyltransferase produces MQTQEKEKKVYEVFQSISSNYDQMNSIISFRLHKLWRKETMRRMNVFPGAKCLDLCCGTADWTIQLAKAAGPTGVIKGLDFSENMLKVGVEKVEALEMKNVELIHGNAMDLPFGDHSFDYVTIGFGLRNVPDYLQVIKEMHRVLKPGGTVVCLETSQPTAPLFKEAYSLYFGKIMPQVGRLFAKSYDQYNWLQESTEVFLDRVELKQLFEQAGFMQVEVKAFAGGAAAMHLGKKW; encoded by the coding sequence GTGCAGACACAAGAAAAAGAGAAAAAAGTATATGAAGTGTTTCAATCGATTTCAAGTAATTATGATCAAATGAATTCCATTATCAGCTTCCGCCTTCATAAATTGTGGAGAAAAGAAACGATGCGGCGGATGAATGTGTTTCCAGGCGCGAAGTGTCTCGACTTATGTTGTGGAACCGCCGACTGGACGATTCAACTCGCGAAAGCAGCCGGTCCGACCGGTGTGATTAAAGGACTTGATTTTTCTGAAAACATGCTGAAAGTCGGCGTGGAAAAAGTTGAAGCGCTTGAAATGAAAAATGTCGAGTTGATTCATGGAAACGCGATGGATCTTCCGTTTGGTGATCATTCTTTTGATTATGTGACGATTGGCTTTGGACTCCGAAACGTTCCGGACTACCTGCAAGTCATTAAAGAAATGCATCGGGTCTTAAAACCTGGCGGGACGGTCGTTTGTCTCGAGACGAGCCAGCCGACAGCCCCGTTATTTAAAGAAGCCTACTCCCTTTATTTCGGAAAAATCATGCCGCAAGTCGGTCGTTTGTTTGCGAAATCCTATGATCAATACAATTGGCTGCAAGAGTCGACCGAAGTCTTTTTAGATCGTGTCGAGCTGAAGCAACTGTTTGAACAGGCCGGTTTTATGCAAGTTGAAGTAAAAGCATTTGCAGGTGGGGCGGCTGCAATGCACCTCGGAAAGAAGTGGTGA
- a CDS encoding polyprenyl synthetase family protein: MSLHSIYRDVTKEVNLVDQFLVSHIASNDPTIDAAGQQLLQAGGKRIRPAFVLLASKFGRADRDELVRVAASLELVHMASLVHDDVIDDAELRRGKPTVMQHFDEEVALYSGNFLFGEAVKLIGEVGKPELVQVMVHTMREICEGEIEQIYDQYDWEQSIKRYIKRIERKTAILIEASCHLGAIVANCSPEDTKALRQFGRDIGLAFQIADDLLDFTAKRTELGKPVAEDLRHGHKTLPVFYASEDQDFFQELQKIRSMPSHEEVAPLLDRLQQSDALERTQQTVDLYIRRAILRLNHLPKSSAKRSLEEVARYVGKRKG; this comes from the coding sequence ATGTCACTGCATTCAATTTATCGAGATGTAACAAAAGAAGTTAATTTAGTGGATCAATTTTTAGTCAGTCATATCGCATCAAACGACCCGACAATCGATGCGGCCGGACAACAATTGCTTCAAGCAGGCGGCAAACGGATCCGGCCTGCCTTCGTTCTGTTGGCATCAAAATTTGGTCGGGCAGACCGCGATGAACTCGTGCGTGTCGCAGCCAGTCTTGAACTGGTCCATATGGCCTCGCTTGTTCATGATGATGTGATTGATGATGCCGAATTGCGACGTGGAAAACCAACCGTCATGCAACACTTTGATGAAGAAGTTGCCCTTTATTCCGGTAATTTTTTATTTGGTGAAGCGGTTAAATTGATTGGTGAAGTCGGGAAACCGGAACTCGTTCAAGTGATGGTCCATACGATGCGCGAAATTTGTGAGGGTGAAATCGAGCAGATTTACGATCAGTACGACTGGGAACAATCCATCAAACGGTATATCAAGCGGATTGAACGCAAAACGGCGATCTTGATTGAAGCCAGCTGTCACCTTGGGGCGATCGTCGCGAACTGTTCACCGGAAGATACAAAGGCATTACGACAATTTGGGCGTGACATTGGTCTAGCTTTCCAAATTGCAGATGATTTGCTTGATTTTACAGCCAAGCGGACGGAACTCGGAAAACCTGTTGCAGAAGATTTACGGCATGGCCATAAAACTCTGCCAGTATTTTATGCTTCAGAAGATCAAGATTTCTTTCAAGAGTTGCAAAAGATCCGTTCGATGCCGAGTCATGAAGAGGTCGCTCCGTTACTAGACCGGTTGCAGCAATCAGATGCTTTGGAGCGAACGCAACAAACGGTCGATTTATATATTCGACGGGCCATTCTCCGCTTGAATCATCTGCCGAAATCGTCCGCAAAACGTTCTTTGGAAGAGGTCGCCCGATATGTTGGGAAACGTAAAGGTTGA
- the ndk gene encoding nucleoside-diphosphate kinase: protein MEQTFLMVKPDGVERGLIGEIIARIERKGFVIREMKMMQASEELAQAHYAEHAEKPFFGELVTFLTSGPVVALRVEGEDVVTVSRMMIGKTKPTEALPGTIRGDFANTMSENVIHGSDSVESAERELGLWFQGQPLNV, encoded by the coding sequence ATGGAGCAAACATTTTTAATGGTAAAACCGGATGGCGTTGAACGAGGTTTGATTGGGGAAATCATCGCTCGTATCGAACGTAAGGGATTCGTAATTCGTGAAATGAAAATGATGCAAGCATCTGAAGAATTGGCACAAGCTCATTACGCGGAACACGCAGAAAAACCATTTTTCGGAGAGTTGGTCACTTTCTTGACATCTGGTCCAGTCGTCGCGCTTCGTGTTGAAGGCGAAGATGTCGTCACAGTTTCACGGATGATGATCGGTAAAACGAAACCGACAGAAGCACTTCCAGGAACGATTCGGGGTGATTTCGCGAACACGATGAGTGAGAATGTCATTCATGGTTCAGACAGTGTTGAAAGTGCCGAGCGTGAACTCGGTCTTTGGTTTCAAGGACAACCATTAAACGTATGA
- a CDS encoding CheR family methyltransferase, which translates to MQDYELFIQRFLKKSGIDLGQYKEAQMKRRLTALRDKKGYSTFASYMQAMEKSATLYEEFLDRMTINVSEFFRNPIRWQQLEQDILPVLQARAHGRIRTWSAACSTGEEPYSLAMILNEKMDPAQFTIQATDLDDLVLEKAKQGRYGASALNEVEEARKKRYFIEQEQQFEVVPEIRRLVRFSKHNLLGDRYDTGFDLIICRNVLIYFTEEAKAHVYRSFVEALKPGGILFVGGTEQIFQPERFGLKMKQSFFYEKI; encoded by the coding sequence ATGCAGGATTATGAGCTTTTCATCCAACGTTTCTTAAAAAAATCAGGAATTGATTTAGGACAATATAAAGAAGCCCAGATGAAGCGGCGATTGACAGCGCTACGCGATAAAAAAGGATACAGTACATTTGCTTCTTATATGCAGGCGATGGAAAAAAGTGCGACATTGTATGAAGAATTTTTGGATCGCATGACCATTAACGTCAGTGAGTTTTTCCGGAATCCGATTCGGTGGCAACAACTCGAACAGGACATCTTGCCGGTTTTGCAAGCCCGTGCTCATGGACGGATCCGGACATGGAGTGCCGCCTGTTCGACAGGGGAGGAACCGTATTCGTTAGCGATGATCTTAAACGAAAAGATGGATCCTGCACAATTTACGATTCAAGCAACGGACTTGGATGACCTGGTCCTGGAAAAGGCCAAACAAGGCCGTTACGGGGCATCTGCTTTAAATGAAGTGGAGGAAGCGCGAAAAAAACGCTATTTCATCGAGCAAGAACAACAGTTTGAAGTCGTTCCTGAAATCAGACGTCTCGTCCGGTTCAGTAAACATAATTTGTTGGGTGACCGATATGATACAGGATTTGATTTGATCATTTGTCGGAACGTCTTGATTTATTTTACAGAGGAAGCCAAGGCGCATGTCTACCGGTCGTTCGTCGAAGCCTTAAAACCGGGCGGTATTTTGTTTGTGGGTGGGACAGAACAGATTTTTCAACCGGAACGGTTCGGTCTGAAGATGAAGCAAAGCTTTTTTTACGAAAAAATCTAA
- the aroC gene encoding chorismate synthase: protein MRYMTAGESHGKGLSVIIEGIPSGLIIDFDKVQREMTRRQGGYGRGRRMQIEQDAVDVRGGIRHGYTTGAPISLFIENKDHTHWTQVMQAEPLQEELERPRTLTRPRPGHADLVGGLKYGHRDLRDVLERSSARETAARVAVGAIARQLLSQLDIDLFSHVRSIGGIDADVINPLEYRDVIETSPVRCADEAAAERMMAAIDQAKKDGDTLGGEVEVVVTGVMPGIGSFTQNETKLDSRIARAVISVNAMKAVGFGDGFELARRKGSTVQDEILHDETGYFRKTNHLGGIEGGMSTGMPIRVQVAMKPIPTLYRPLQSVDIETKEPFVAQIERSDACAVPAAAVVLEAVVAVEIAAAVLEMFGTSTLDRLKQAVTDYREEVRLF, encoded by the coding sequence ATGCGTTATATGACAGCAGGTGAATCACACGGTAAAGGATTATCGGTTATCATCGAAGGAATCCCTTCTGGTCTTATCATTGATTTTGACAAAGTACAACGTGAGATGACGCGCCGTCAAGGTGGCTATGGTCGTGGACGGAGAATGCAGATCGAACAGGACGCGGTAGATGTCCGTGGAGGAATTCGACATGGCTATACGACGGGGGCACCCATCAGCCTGTTCATTGAAAATAAAGATCATACACACTGGACACAAGTCATGCAGGCAGAACCTTTGCAAGAAGAGCTGGAACGGCCGCGCACGCTAACCCGTCCCCGACCGGGACATGCGGATTTAGTCGGCGGATTGAAGTACGGGCACCGGGATTTACGGGATGTCCTCGAACGTTCGTCTGCCCGGGAAACGGCGGCACGTGTTGCTGTTGGCGCCATTGCCAGACAACTATTGAGCCAGCTGGACATTGATTTATTTTCTCATGTCCGTTCAATCGGTGGCATCGATGCAGATGTCATCAATCCACTGGAATACCGTGACGTGATTGAGACATCTCCTGTCCGCTGTGCCGATGAAGCGGCAGCTGAGCGGATGATGGCAGCGATTGATCAAGCCAAAAAAGACGGAGATACGTTAGGCGGGGAAGTCGAAGTGGTCGTGACGGGTGTCATGCCGGGAATCGGCTCCTTTACGCAAAACGAAACGAAACTCGACAGTCGCATCGCCCGCGCTGTCATCAGTGTCAATGCGATGAAAGCAGTTGGATTCGGAGACGGATTTGAGCTGGCTCGACGAAAAGGCAGTACGGTGCAAGATGAAATTCTGCATGACGAGACCGGTTACTTCCGCAAAACGAATCATCTTGGAGGAATCGAAGGGGGTATGTCGACCGGGATGCCGATTCGGGTCCAAGTAGCGATGAAACCGATTCCGACCCTGTATCGTCCCCTGCAGTCGGTGGATATTGAAACAAAAGAACCTTTTGTTGCCCAAATTGAACGAAGCGACGCATGTGCCGTTCCGGCTGCTGCGGTCGTACTGGAAGCCGTTGTAGCAGTTGAGATTGCGGCAGCTGTTCTTGAAATGTTTGGTACATCGACGCTTGACCGTCTCAAGCAGGCTGTTACAGACTACCGGGAGGAGGTGCGTCTCTTTTGA
- a CDS encoding 3-dehydroquinate synthase: MTHLTIQASRPYSVYVEAEAILHIREIKQAQEADQFWIITDQTVADLHMVSIRRQLEICFPVTPQCVSTVEPGEGSKSLSVYQRLLEEGIEQGATRKTMILAVGGGMIGDLAGFVAATFLRGVPFIQIPTTLLAHDSSVGGKVGLNLRWGKNLVGAFYQPSAVLYDPAFLQTLPDREWRSGFFELLKHGLLARPTFAEDLIGFGLADIKQLPLADWISAGIKVKQHIVEQDEREAGIRAFLNYGHTFGHAVEYASVDLSHGEAVGIGLVFVSLLEGNERQARQLVELIKRLGVVLPERQPFERYLELMKRDKKNDASIRFVLQGQDGFGLEAINRERLEDAYDQTVRCLQWA, from the coding sequence TTGACGCACCTGACCATCCAGGCGAGCCGTCCTTATTCGGTTTATGTTGAAGCAGAGGCCATCCTTCACATTCGTGAAATCAAACAAGCGCAAGAAGCGGATCAGTTCTGGATCATTACAGATCAAACCGTAGCGGATTTGCACATGGTGTCGATTCGTCGTCAACTCGAGATCTGTTTTCCGGTGACACCCCAATGTGTCAGTACCGTCGAGCCTGGAGAAGGCAGCAAATCATTATCCGTCTATCAACGGTTACTGGAAGAGGGAATTGAGCAGGGGGCAACCCGTAAGACGATGATTCTTGCAGTCGGAGGCGGCATGATTGGTGACTTGGCCGGATTCGTTGCGGCGACTTTCCTGCGTGGTGTTCCGTTCATCCAAATTCCAACGACGCTGCTTGCTCATGATTCGAGTGTCGGAGGAAAGGTTGGATTAAACTTACGTTGGGGTAAGAACTTAGTAGGTGCTTTTTATCAGCCGTCTGCCGTGCTATATGATCCCGCCTTTTTACAGACGTTGCCTGACCGCGAATGGAGAAGCGGTTTTTTTGAATTATTGAAGCATGGATTATTGGCGCGTCCGACATTCGCAGAAGACTTGATCGGATTTGGATTGGCAGACATCAAACAGTTGCCGCTGGCAGACTGGATTTCAGCCGGGATTAAAGTGAAACAACACATCGTCGAGCAGGATGAACGTGAGGCGGGCATCCGGGCCTTTTTAAATTATGGCCATACGTTTGGCCATGCGGTCGAATATGCGAGTGTGGATCTTTCCCACGGAGAAGCGGTCGGAATTGGATTGGTTTTTGTATCGTTACTCGAAGGAAATGAACGTCAAGCCCGTCAATTGGTGGAGCTGATCAAAAGACTCGGTGTCGTGTTACCGGAACGTCAACCGTTTGAAAGATACTTGGAGTTGATGAAACGGGATAAAAAAAATGATGCGTCGATTCGATTTGTCTTACAAGGTCAAGACGGATTTGGCTTAGAAGCAATCAATCGGGAACGTCTAGAAGACGCATATGATCAAACAGTGAGGTGTTTACAGTGGGCTTAA
- the aroA gene encoding 3-phosphoshikimate 1-carboxyvinyltransferase — MGLRGTVRVPGDKSMTHRAFLMGGIAEGTTVISNALLGADCLASLAAVEALGANIHRTEQDIRITGTASLNAATIDCGNSGTTIRLLSGILAGGQETYTLTGDASLQRRPMDRVTVPLATLGADIEGTYAPLTIHGQPLVGTTYTLPVASAQVKSAVLLAGLFATGETTVIEPILSRDHTERMLPKFGADLTIQEQEQGRRIRLQGPVRLKATTIDIPGDPSSAAFWWAAAALGNDSQITTEHVLMNPTRTGFLQVLRQMGASVEITNRREMAGEETADVTLTTTHLQAVAIEGEQIPSLIDEIPLLALLATQAEGRTVIRDAAELRVKETDRIETVVSTLQKIGAKIEATEDGMIIDGPTPLVGATVDSAGDHRLAMMLTIASTLQPEIQVLGDEVVEVSYPTFYDDLKTLQQTNP, encoded by the coding sequence GTGGGCTTAAGAGGGACAGTACGCGTACCAGGAGACAAATCAATGACCCATCGTGCGTTTTTGATGGGCGGAATCGCTGAGGGGACGACAGTGATCTCGAACGCCTTGCTAGGGGCAGACTGCCTGGCATCGCTTGCAGCAGTCGAGGCACTTGGGGCGAACATTCACCGGACGGAACAAGACATCCGGATTACCGGTACTGCTTCTCTGAATGCGGCAACGATCGATTGCGGCAATTCGGGAACGACGATTCGTTTGTTGAGTGGTATTTTGGCCGGTGGACAGGAAACATACACTTTGACAGGAGATGCGTCGCTGCAGCGACGGCCGATGGACCGGGTGACTGTCCCGCTTGCGACACTTGGAGCGGACATTGAGGGGACGTATGCGCCGTTGACGATCCATGGTCAACCGCTTGTTGGCACGACCTATACATTGCCGGTGGCGAGCGCTCAAGTCAAAAGTGCAGTGTTGTTGGCCGGATTGTTTGCAACAGGAGAGACGACAGTCATCGAACCGATTTTGTCGCGGGACCATACAGAGCGGATGTTGCCGAAATTCGGAGCGGATCTTACCATCCAAGAACAGGAGCAAGGACGCCGGATTCGTCTGCAAGGACCGGTCCGACTAAAGGCGACGACGATCGATATTCCGGGTGATCCTTCTTCTGCGGCCTTTTGGTGGGCGGCAGCGGCTTTAGGGAACGACAGCCAAATCACTACGGAACACGTGTTAATGAATCCGACCCGGACCGGATTTTTGCAAGTGTTACGCCAAATGGGGGCCAGTGTCGAAATTACGAACCGCCGTGAAATGGCGGGAGAAGAGACAGCGGACGTAACCCTGACGACGACTCACTTACAGGCAGTGGCAATCGAAGGAGAGCAAATTCCTTCATTGATTGACGAAATCCCGTTGCTTGCCTTGCTTGCGACGCAAGCAGAGGGACGGACAGTCATCCGGGATGCGGCAGAACTGCGTGTTAAGGAGACCGATCGGATTGAGACGGTCGTATCGACTCTTCAAAAAATCGGGGCGAAGATTGAGGCGACTGAAGACGGTATGATCATTGATGGACCGACACCTCTTGTGGGGGCGACGGTCGACAGTGCGGGGGACCATCGTCTGGCGATGATGTTGACGATTGCCTCGACATTACAACCGGAAATCCAAGTCCTTGGGGATGAAGTAGTTGAAGTCAGCTACCCGACGTTTTATGATGATTTAAAGACACTGCAACAAACGAATCCCTGA
- a CDS encoding tetratricopeptide repeat protein produces the protein MNENVLKEIVESLEHGHTSEALTALEQLEKTGTDEDRLAVADLYIELGLSDRAVDLLAPLYVDYSGNAGVALLLAECYIDLDREEEAITVLEQVDVTDIENGPRTLVLLADLYQSQGLDEVALAKLKQARDLAPNEPLLAYGLAELYMTLGAFDQAVPLFAEIAADPVLREELPLDALYAESLAMIGEFEEAIPLYERAVAERSDLHTLFGLAMTAHRVGQHQKAVETFQQLIAQDPDYTSAYVPYAESQAELGLTKEALNVIKQGMERDDYNDELRTMEALFLLKLGDREGSVKALREALALNPESLVAAERLLALLAEDEDHDATLETISAIEEHVTAPILTWYRARSLYALEEYTQAMEKYAQVEAAFADDALFLKEYGYALVEEGRRDEGLVLLRRAANLTPEDADLVDYVERMDG, from the coding sequence TTGAACGAAAACGTATTAAAAGAGATCGTCGAAAGTCTCGAGCACGGTCACACGTCAGAAGCGTTGACGGCGCTCGAACAGCTTGAAAAAACCGGGACGGACGAAGATCGTTTAGCGGTGGCTGATTTGTACATCGAATTAGGATTATCTGACCGGGCAGTCGATTTACTGGCACCTTTGTATGTGGATTATTCAGGGAATGCTGGTGTAGCGTTGTTACTCGCAGAATGTTACATCGATTTGGACCGGGAAGAAGAGGCCATCACGGTGCTCGAACAGGTCGATGTGACGGATATCGAAAACGGTCCCCGGACATTGGTTTTGCTGGCTGACTTGTATCAGTCTCAAGGGCTAGATGAGGTAGCATTGGCTAAATTAAAACAAGCGCGTGACTTGGCGCCAAATGAACCGTTGCTTGCTTATGGACTGGCAGAACTCTATATGACACTTGGTGCATTCGACCAAGCAGTTCCGTTGTTTGCGGAAATCGCAGCTGATCCGGTCTTGCGTGAAGAGTTACCGCTTGATGCCCTCTATGCGGAATCACTGGCGATGATCGGTGAGTTTGAAGAAGCGATTCCTCTCTACGAACGCGCTGTTGCCGAACGATCGGATCTGCACACATTATTCGGTCTCGCCATGACGGCTCACCGGGTCGGGCAACATCAAAAAGCAGTCGAGACATTCCAACAACTGATTGCTCAGGATCCTGACTATACGTCGGCGTATGTTCCGTATGCTGAAAGTCAGGCGGAACTCGGTTTGACGAAAGAAGCGCTTAATGTCATCAAGCAAGGAATGGAGCGCGACGATTATAATGATGAGTTACGGACGATGGAAGCGTTATTCCTCTTGAAACTCGGCGATCGGGAAGGCAGCGTCAAAGCGTTACGCGAAGCGCTGGCCCTCAATCCAGAATCGCTTGTCGCAGCGGAACGATTATTGGCATTGCTCGCGGAAGACGAAGATCATGACGCGACGCTCGAGACGATTTCCGCCATCGAAGAACATGTGACGGCGCCGATTCTAACCTGGTATCGTGCCCGATCACTATATGCGTTAGAAGAATATACGCAGGCGATGGAGAAATATGCGCAGGTGGAAGCTGCTTTTGCAGATGATGCGTTATTCTTAAAAGAGTATGGATATGCTCTTGTGGAAGAAGGACGCCGGGACGAAGGGTTGGTCTTATTACGCCGGGCGGCCAATCTGACACCGGAAGATGCAGATTTAGTCGACTATGTCGAACGAATGGATGGATGA
- a CDS encoding ReoY family proteolytic degradation factor has translation MTERKQRFLRRILTYYTLKRRESKWIIDYWLRNDSKLEQVHFVQNAMFAPKAIIITTYGFDADPFLFKKGEVKTTDPEKAYHDIRLTDEPIYIELNFQGMMMDDEYLSLLEENPFRPEVAVEPKLADAAMNFIAASVNRQEEERLVRLIDEALDARDKNRFQSLSDELRIIRSQL, from the coding sequence ATGACAGAGAGAAAGCAGCGTTTCTTGCGCCGCATCTTGACCTATTATACGTTGAAACGTCGGGAATCAAAGTGGATCATCGATTATTGGCTTCGAAACGATTCGAAGCTCGAACAGGTTCATTTTGTTCAAAATGCCATGTTTGCGCCAAAAGCAATAATCATTACGACCTATGGATTTGATGCAGACCCTTTTCTCTTTAAAAAAGGAGAGGTCAAGACGACCGATCCGGAAAAAGCCTATCATGATATTCGTTTGACCGATGAGCCGATCTATATCGAGTTAAACTTTCAAGGGATGATGATGGATGACGAGTACCTCTCGCTGTTAGAGGAAAATCCTTTTCGACCGGAAGTAGCCGTTGAACCGAAACTGGCGGATGCTGCGATGAATTTCATTGCGGCATCCGTCAACCGTCAGGAAGAAGAACGTTTGGTCCGATTGATTGACGAGGCGCTTGATGCCCGGGATAAAAATCGTTTCCAATCGCTTTCGGACGAATTACGGATCATTCGCAGCCAGCTTTGA
- a CDS encoding DUF2487 family protein: protein MRFKPSDVQRTRNEQAYIDTLIVPLIPVGFDEAMHAFSECADMTMTVATEVERQLSGRAMLVPSMTYIGEPSIDQLTSWEQAASSEQFRFVTFITADLRWKETSVTDIIYVPRLSLETMSRDQQGQMVGNFVGQVLEQLGNRWTAL from the coding sequence TTGCGTTTCAAACCATCCGATGTTCAAAGGACGAGAAACGAACAAGCGTATATCGATACGTTGATTGTCCCATTGATTCCCGTCGGATTCGACGAAGCGATGCATGCTTTCTCGGAATGTGCAGATATGACGATGACCGTCGCGACGGAAGTCGAACGGCAATTGTCGGGACGTGCGATGCTTGTTCCGTCAATGACGTATATTGGTGAACCGTCCATCGATCAGCTTACCAGTTGGGAGCAAGCCGCATCTTCAGAGCAGTTTCGATTTGTAACGTTCATTACTGCCGATTTACGGTGGAAAGAGACATCGGTCACGGACATCATTTATGTCCCACGTTTATCGCTTGAGACGATGAGTCGCGATCAACAAGGTCAGATGGTCGGGAATTTTGTCGGGCAAGTCTTAGAGCAGTTAGGAAACCGCTGGACCGCGCTATGA